The DNA segment gaattacacacaccTATACAAgtactaattcgaatcaacttagTTCGAATCACATATACGCTatctataataatttaaaagagagTGATTCGAACTACACGTACATTTtgtgatataatttaaaaaaatttttgtccattcttttaaattattatgaatagcgtgtgtaattcgaatcactttaattcaaattagtgtgtaattcgaattaacCTGATTCGAATTAATACTTGTATACGTGTGTATAATTTGAATAAAtgtgattcgaattactatgaatgtataatttaaattgtttaaatttaaattacataaaattgTATATCTAGTTGATTTCTTgtatccattttttttttttactaaattataaaattatggtGTGTCATTGATTTATACGGATGATTTATTCTAATACATACATGAACTTCAAATAAAGTTTAAACTTTATTATCATTCGTGTAGTTATTTACATTTATAATTTAGCAGTTGCTTTTTAATGATGTTtattttaggtttagaattATAATATTCTATATATCAGCtaagaataaatattaatttttgttattttaggtaaaaaaaattattactatatttttcttttatgagaGATGTCGtcatattttatatgtatggaAAGTTATAGTACACCATATTCTAGTGCTAGCTATGTTACCATCACTATATGACAAAAAGTACGTGAGTATGTGTCAAAATGTCTGAGTACACATGATAGAgggattttctttttcaattacaatgataagtaataaataaaattaataaataattgaaggtttgaactttgaagCATTTTGTTTGGTGAAAACTTAACTGGAATCGATTTTATGTAAATTTGATACTTGAGagtcgttaaataatttgattaatttgattaaatttttatctaatgatTCTTAGATCAACTTCATGTAAAGTCGGCTCCACATAAATTTTCATCTTATTATATATGCATTCAAAAAACTCCGTCAACATTCCTACTCAATTAAGTTTGTTTACATAAATTttgtttaacaaattttaattatctacataattattttttaatctaattgATCATGTAAAAGTTAATTTGAATATTCtaggtaaaaaattttaagacaatttattatatttaaattgtatgaaaaacttattttaagtaatataattataaaaataaattatatttaatacttAATGTTAaatcaatataatataataattaaaaaaataatattttttgttataattatacgccttaaaatattatttcacTTATAAATGGTTTTTAActtaaaatgattaattttgatataatttaatttaaaaaattttactaaatataGCTAACATAtatcttaattaaaattataggttaagattattaatgattttttttttactaaaagcatataaaatttatatttttagtacatttattaaaataaaaattcaaacattttTAAAGTAACATAACATgacatattttatatattttttttagatattaataaaattttagtataacaCTCAGTTATTATCATTAATATACGAAAAACGTATTATCTgctcttattttataaaatatcagaAAATTAATAAGTGAATGTTACATCAAAATTTTGTTCATATTCAAAAGATTTGCCAACATATGTCCTAGCtaaatttacaaaattaaacCCTAATATAAACTTTAGGTTATTAAtggaaaatttaaaattagttatacaATACATTATTCTAATCTAAACCCAACCTAACAAATCAATTACAAACTAAATATtattatgatcatcaacaataaataaaaaaaggagaaattTCCAAACAATGAAGAGAAATGCATCTTCTAAAAAACGAGGTcaaagaaattatattttttatattaatctatttttaaaaaatattttattttaaattccaaatcttctaaaatatttgagttaaataataattttatgataaaatctcacattcaattaattttatataaaattaataattaaaaattattaaataataatttaaagtgaaaactcaggtaaagttgacttcacgtgaagttgctATTTGAGAgccgttaaataaaaatttagtctaatcaattaaagtttttaacagtttttaactatcaacttcatgtgaagtcgataataactaaatttttaccataatttaatcaattttatcaaattatctaataattatcATCTGTTAACTTCAAAAATAATTGTAAGtgagttttcaatttttttattttgttttgtttaaaaGGCAAGAGCATTATTGAGTGGGTTCGTTCCAAAGGGAAGGGATGATATTAATAAGAATTGAATGCATGTTTGGTATTTCTCTCTGATGTCCGTTACAAGAGAGATAGGTAGGTAGGGTTAGGTGTGAGGGGGGATAGATGCAGGAGAAGCATTAGGGGTAGTagacatctatatatataagggAATGGGTTTTGTGTCAGAATTAGAAAGACAGAAAGACAGACAAATCAGAAATAAGACATAGAAGCAGGAGAGACTACCATAGCCACTAAACAATACAGATATATAGATCAGATCATAGCTACTCTACTATCATACTTTCTCATCTCAATCTCAATATGTCCCTCTCATTTTGTCCTTCCCCCAACCCCCTCTTTCAATTCCCTCTTTTCAAtactaattattatttttttgtttttaccaTAGTATTATTGAGTCCGATATTAGGAATGAACACAGATCGAATTGAATAtgactaaaatttaatttgcaaaaaaaattatcgAATTTAATATtcgtaatttttaaatttaaattcgatCGGATCTGATATGTATATTTACAAATATTGGATATCTAATATATCtgtaaaacatacaaaaatatttttaaaagtttatcttttattaaaaaatattaataaaatttatttttttattattttaaatatatttacttttaaattattattaaacatatttttttaaataataaattaaaataatacaacatatatgatcattattagttgaaataaaacataaaaaaatattaacttatttatttctttatttttatggatACGCAAATATGCAACTTTGATACGTAAATACCTGCCAAAAATTCGCAATCCGATTCTATTAGTGTGCGGATTGGATCCGATCTATTTATAACCTTACGGATCGGATCCATATCCGcaattttttgttcaaattcAAATAGACACCACGAATATGCGAATCGAATCCAATCCATGATCCGATATCACGGATTGAAACTCTATTTAAGAATTTGCTGAGTTACTGCATATATTAATCAGAATTTAAATAACtaacacttatttaaataaattagtaaacTCACTACTAAACTAATTTAACTTGATTTCAATATTACTcattattatccattatatTATACACCAAGCATCATACATATGTTACATATTAAACAAGTGATGTCTTTTATCATTGGTCTTgtgttttgataaaaaaatatgttgtcTATTTTTACATTTCTCTcttaaaatagttattattaAAGAAGTTTCAAAatgttaaatattatattataattcaCATCTTATTTATTActaagctggcgtttaaatccTAATATGACTGTTCATCGAGGTACCTTGCTCTGCCCCTTTTCAATTATAATGTTGATAtgatataataacaataaaacaattattaactaaaaaataacataaaataatgtttttttttctgcATTCTTAGCTTACACATGCAGTGTCCTTTTCATTTAGACTTAACATCATGGTGAACAGTTTTGTCATCAAGTAGCAGAAACATGGTTATGACCAACAAGTCAAGTATGGAACCAGAATACTAGTGTACTTTGTATATTTGATCGATATATGGTAAATAATAGATTAAGATTTCATACTCAGATGCACGTGTCCCAAAAAATGTTGCTCAAAATAATAGGGATTCAACAAGTTATAAATGTTACATACTTACACCATGCTCCTattaaaaaccaaaatcatacttaattattatcaaaataaaaaccaaaacaaacaaacaaatgaaGTGGTAATACATACAAACAACACCACTGCTTTATTGTCTATTTTATACCAATCAGAatcatattttctatttaagATTTCTGGTTCAAGGCATTGTCAATTCAAaaagtttcttttgtttgttttcgtGTAATGTCTATCTTCTATCATTCTCATTCCAAAGATCTCAGTTCTACAGGAATTCAGAAATAGTCAAACAAATAAGTCTCCGTTCACTTCACAACACCGAATTATCTTTTCAGAACCCCCCAAAAAATAAactatatcataaaaattaattatttgcaCCGATGTGATAgtatatgaaaattaatttttttttccctaAGTCAGAACATGCATGCACCGGTATCTTGCTGGTTGATTCGAAACATGAGAGGTTGTTAATAACTTAATAATATGGATTCTGATGAACATTGGGGATCTGACCTAGTAGAAGCACGAGAAAGGATATAGtagtatataaattatttaatgtgCCCGTgttgttaatttaattattaattagatgTGGTCCATATAGTCATAAAATCTAGGgtcttaatttcttattttgcgCATGTAGGCGTGCTTCCCTACATGAATTTTCTATTTCACTTCCAAGAAAAGCGTGGcaatgaattttattatttgattaccTTTATAAGCATCCAATCAGCACTATAGTTAGGGTTAATAATTTGAATACTCATTCTTCACAAAGTACAAGATCACTTATCCCATGCATGCCCAATTTCCCATGATATTAATTATATCTTTGACAATATAAgggttaaataaataaataatgacaacaatggatggatgtgaatgtGATTCTTGTGAGGGTAGATACAAAATGGAATCTAAAATTTGGAATAATGTGAGGCCAGCCGAACAACATGAACAATGAAATCTCTACTCTCAAGCTAATTAAGCTAAGAACAATAATACTATACACCAAAATCCAATAACTGTATAAAGGTGTCATTCCAAGAAATCGCCACGTGTCTTTCATTTGCCACCATGGCATTACCCTCAGGTGCATTATCCCTAACTTCCAACGCGCAACAGAAAACCCCAGCAAGTTGCTCAATGTTCCAAACCCTTAGCATCCGAGAGACCCCGGAGTAAGTTAACACATAACCCAAGTTGATGCACGCTAACAAACCCCTAACCCACGGAGGCCTCAACCGGAACCTACTCAACCGCTCGAACGTGCTGGCGCGTCGCACCGTACCATAACCGTTCCTCTCGACAATCACAAACGCATCGTGACGCGCGTCCAAACTGCTTACAACGAACCCCGTAACAGAACCCACGTCGCGTATAACTTCCTCCGGGTTCCACAAACTAAAACAAACTAATCTCGAGCTCGTGCACGCCACGACGTAATCTGGTTCCGTTACTCTCACGCGCCCAACTGGCTCAACCAATTCTGTTAGCATGTGCCATCCCATAACCGTTTCCGGATCTGTTAACGTCCCGCCCACTGATACCAGTTGCTGGTTGGGCGCGTCCCATATTTGGAAAGCCCGGCCCGGAAGGCCTGCGTATAAGCCCACCCACCACCGACTGTTTCCCGCGAACTCAACTAAAACACCGTTGTTCACCACGTCACCTGCAACCACCTGCTGCGGTGGTTCGTTGGCCACGTTGACCGACGCCACGAAAATATCCCCGTCGAGTCTAGCAAAGGTGAGCGTGCTGTTAGAGAGGATTATTCCGGACACGGACCGGGAGAACGGGCCGAACCGCGGGCCGTGGTTAGTCCGGAATGTGCTGACGTGGGCGAGAGTCTCAACATCAAAAAGGCGGACCGTGCCGTCCGCAAAGCCGCAGGCGAGGTGGCGGTCAGAGAGAGCAAGGCAGCGGCATAGGAGGGTTTGACGGTCGCCGGCGCCATTGGGAGGCATAGAAGGATCGAAGTGTGGGACATGGAAAGAGGGTGCTCCCAATGCAAAGTTCCTAGCCGTCCGATGCCAGTAGATGTACTCCTCTCGCCACGTGTCGCGTATTAAGTAGGCCCGGCGCCAGATCAATCTGGTAAGTCTCTGCCACAGTGGATCCAAGTGTGAGACCCCTCGCCATGTAGAACAAACCTGCAtgcatataaaataataataataataataataataataataataaaaagtggACAAAACAAAATACAGAGCAAGTCCAATTAACTTTCCAAGCATACAGGGTGTTTTGTTATATTAAGCAAAGTCACTAAAATGATCTAGCCATATATAGAAAGTTTAATACCGTTTGGAATCTCATGTGTATCTAATATTCTTCGTTTATCtactttattttactttctgtCTGCTTAACCATAAGTagcatattatattattatattaatccAGCAAGAGAGAGAAGCAGTGTTATATCATATATAGGCATGAAGGTAGGTGCAGTGGGTAGCATCATCAGCGGAACAGAGAAGCAGGAGATAGATAGATACAATAGAGACACATGAATGGAAATTAAGTTgcctaattaattaatacagaCAATATCTATCTATACATAATACATGCGCAGTGTACTTGAGTTTAGGGCTTGCTCGATCATGATGCTCATACAAACAGTACCCTACCTATATAACATAACATATACTAATCCAATAATCTCACATAAAATAAtaaggaagaagagaatatgaagGAAGGAAGGAATGGAGAAGAAGTGAAGTGAGAAAGGATGAGAGAGATTGATGTGGTCCATACCCACAGATATGGGTAAGATAATAACGAAACTAGCTTAGTCAAAATATTAGTTGCTGTTTGTTGTATGTAGTGTAGGCATGTGTTGTGTATCAAATCAAAGTATAAACATGGTATCAAAAGCGTGCTTCCCCACAAACATTTCACTTTCATTTCCGAGAAAGGTATGCCCAAGTGCCTGTCTTGTTCAAACCAGCGAATCTCTACTTCTATTCACGCACACAAAGACCGgtccaacaaacaccaaagaCAAAAACATCAACTGCTCATCAATCCACCAATGAATTATTCCTACTTCAAGCTCTAGGATTTGGAACAGACACTACAAAACTCTCTGCACTCAAATGCAAAAACAAATTCacttgcatttttctttttttttgttaggtttAGTTATTGATGAAAACgtaggtgcagtcgacttcacgtgaagttgatagctgagagctattagatgaaaatttagtcaaatcggTTAAATTATGTAataactatcaacttcatgtgaagtcacTGCACTTGAATTTCtaacttaattatttatatatgaaatttatagaaaaaaaataaggtaTATACCTATACCTATACCTATAGATGCTCATCCatgatatataaaagaataaatatatttatattcagatatatactaatttattttgttatattctGCATAGTTGCTGGTTCAGATATAAAAAGGTTGATAGTTTCTAGTCAAAGCTAAGAATAAGCATGCACCATGTCCCAAGTCACAAGTATGATGTGTGTAAGAAAATTGTCATAATTATTTACTTATATGAATATGTTATATGAGACAATATTTAACTTATTAGGAAAGAAAGCCAAAATAATGATAGGTGTGAACTCCGcagatatatatacaaaaggAATGGGAAGTTGTAATGACAACCTTGCCATGGCATGTGCCTTTTGGCATTATGCACAACCTTCTTTTTGACCCATATATATGTACTTTCCATTAAACATGTTTCAAGTAATTAACCAATGCCTAATCACTATTAAAACCCtaatacatataataatataatattgt comes from the Arachis duranensis cultivar V14167 chromosome 7, aradu.V14167.gnm2.J7QH, whole genome shotgun sequence genome and includes:
- the LOC107496048 gene encoding transcriptional regulator STERILE APETALA, with the translated sequence MSSSPSSSTSSSSSSTSSPSPPPPSNAAASDANAAPDSSFRRSTREFGESSTARQQRLRAMNEALPEVLLEILAAQVAIDASNRHGRLAAAPAVARLFQVCSTWRGVSHLDPLWQRLTRLIWRRAYLIRDTWREEYIYWHRTARNFALGAPSFHVPHFDPSMPPNGAGDRQTLLCRCLALSDRHLACGFADGTVRLFDVETLAHVSTFRTNHGPRFGPFSRSVSGIILSNSTLTFARLDGDIFVASVNVANEPPQQVVAGDVVNNGVLVEFAGNSRWWVGLYAGLPGRAFQIWDAPNQQLVSVGGTLTDPETVMGWHMLTELVEPVGRVRVTEPDYVVACTSSRLVCFSLWNPEEVIRDVGSVTGFVVSSLDARHDAFVIVERNGYGTVRRASTFERLSRFRLRPPWVRGLLACINLGYVLTYSGVSRMLRVWNIEQLAGVFCCALEVRDNAPEGNAMVANERHVAISWNDTFIQLLDFGV